The following coding sequences are from one Lolium rigidum isolate FL_2022 chromosome 6, APGP_CSIRO_Lrig_0.1, whole genome shotgun sequence window:
- the LOC124659749 gene encoding salt stress root protein RS1-like, with translation MTSVWKTKVLPGLSKIFDKDGKKAAAAEFLKSFNKEDISKEIEDKKTELEPKVVEVIEASPPEIKGVIKDKKPAKIKKNSAAVTKFLDELAKIEFPGAKLVSDAVAKSGTTPLSPAIVFILDKVAPFVPEPKEEPKAEEPAAAAVEETTREVAVEEKKEEAEPSAAPVEAATPVEAAAPAAEVVEEKKAEEKPAETPAPVAEPEKK, from the exons ATGACCAGCGTATGGAAGACCAAGGTTCTCCCCGGGCTCAGCAAGATCTTCGACAAGGATGGcaagaaggccgccgccgccgagttcTTGAAATCCTTCAACAAG GAGGATATCAGCAAGGAGATTGAAGACAAGAAGACAGAGCTAGAGCCCAAGGTTGTGGAGGTTATTGAAGCCTCTCCCCCAGAGATTAAG GGGGTGATAAAGGATAAGAAACCAGCCAAGATCAAGAAGAACTCGGCTGCAGTTACCAAGTTCCTTGACGAGTTGGCCAAGATTG AATTCCCTGGAGCCAAGCTGGTGAGCGACGCGGTGGCCAAGTCAGGCACCACGCCCCTCTCCCCTGCCATCGTCTTTATCTTGGACAAGGTTGCGCCTTTCGTTCCTGAGCCCAAGGAAGAGCCAAAGGCCGAGGAGCCTGCCGCCGCCGCGGTTGAGGAAACCACCCGGGAAGTTGCcgtggaggagaagaaggaggaggccgaGCCCTCCGCTGCGCCCGTGGAGGCTGCCACGCCGGTGGAGGCTGCCGCACCGGCAGCTGAGGTAGTGGAGGAGAAGAAGGCGGAGGAGAAGCCCGCCGAAACTCCCGCACCGGTGGCTGAGCCAGAGAAAAAGTGA